The following coding sequences are from one Scylla paramamosain isolate STU-SP2022 chromosome 21, ASM3559412v1, whole genome shotgun sequence window:
- the LOC135111041 gene encoding charged multivesicular body protein 1a-like isoform X2, with translation MERLAKKAEKDQKIQEGKIKKALQQGNVEGAKIYAENAIRKKNESLSYLRMASKVDAVQSRVQSTLAMKGITKNMGSVVKALDQALNTMDLQKVSAIMDKFETQFEDLDVRTSVLEDSMGAATTLSTPKEAVDSLIQQVADEAGLEVMDQVNAQSIPTATLTTGERTTDQEDQLTRRLAALRN, from the exons ATGGAAAGACTGGCAAAGAAAGCTGAAAAAGACCAAAAA ATTCAAGAAGGCAAGATAAAGAAAGCTCTTCAACAAGGCAATGTTGAGGGAGCAAAAATTTATGCTGAAAATgccataaggaaaaaaaatgagtccTTGTCTTACTTGCGCATGGCGTCAAAAGTGGATGCTGTACAGTCTAG GGTTCAGTCCACATTGGCCATGAAGGGAATCACCAAGAACATGGGTTCTGTAGTTAAAGCTCTCGACCAGGCTCTTAACACCATGGACCTGCAGAAAGTATCTGCAATTATGGACAAATTTGAAACACAGTTTGAAGACCTTGATGTGAGAACTTCG GTGCTTGAAGACAGCATGGGAGCTGCCACTACTCTTTCTACTCCAAAAGAAGCTGTGGACTCTCTCATTCAGCAAGTTGCAGATGAAGCTGGTTTAGAAGTGATGGACCAGGTGAATGCACAGTCTATACCCACTGCCACTCTCACCACTGGTGAACGCACCACAGACCAAGAAGATCAGCTCACTAGACGTTTGGCAGCACTCAGAAACTAA
- the LOC135111041 gene encoding charged multivesicular body protein 1a-like isoform X1: MSWFGGNSDRKMQDCLFQLKFCEKQMERLAKKAEKDQKIQEGKIKKALQQGNVEGAKIYAENAIRKKNESLSYLRMASKVDAVQSRVQSTLAMKGITKNMGSVVKALDQALNTMDLQKVSAIMDKFETQFEDLDVRTSVLEDSMGAATTLSTPKEAVDSLIQQVADEAGLEVMDQVNAQSIPTATLTTGERTTDQEDQLTRRLAALRN, translated from the exons atgTCGTGGTTTGGAGGAAATTCGGATAGGAAGATGCAAG attgctTGTTCCAGTTGAAGTTTTGTGAAAAGCAGATGGAAAGACTGGCAAAGAAAGCTGAAAAAGACCAAAAA ATTCAAGAAGGCAAGATAAAGAAAGCTCTTCAACAAGGCAATGTTGAGGGAGCAAAAATTTATGCTGAAAATgccataaggaaaaaaaatgagtccTTGTCTTACTTGCGCATGGCGTCAAAAGTGGATGCTGTACAGTCTAG GGTTCAGTCCACATTGGCCATGAAGGGAATCACCAAGAACATGGGTTCTGTAGTTAAAGCTCTCGACCAGGCTCTTAACACCATGGACCTGCAGAAAGTATCTGCAATTATGGACAAATTTGAAACACAGTTTGAAGACCTTGATGTGAGAACTTCG GTGCTTGAAGACAGCATGGGAGCTGCCACTACTCTTTCTACTCCAAAAGAAGCTGTGGACTCTCTCATTCAGCAAGTTGCAGATGAAGCTGGTTTAGAAGTGATGGACCAGGTGAATGCACAGTCTATACCCACTGCCACTCTCACCACTGGTGAACGCACCACAGACCAAGAAGATCAGCTCACTAGACGTTTGGCAGCACTCAGAAACTAA